The Actinocorallia herbida DNA window GATGTCGACCCACTGCAGCAGCAGGTTCGGCAACGCCACCCCGAGGGCCGCGACGCACGCGACGAGCACGAGCCCGGACCCGACATGCAGGAGGGGATCAGCCTTGCGCAGCACCGCCATCTTCCCCCCGGCCAGCAGAAGCGCCAGGACGGCGATGGTTATCTCGATCGGCTGGAACAGCGTGTGAAGGCGGTCGACAGCCGATTCGTTCGCCAGGTCGGGGGCATCGATGCGGACCCACCAGGCCGACGTCTCGGTGAAGAACCAGCCGACGGCCTCCTGGAAGGCCCGGCCGATGGCGTCCATGGTGTTGGAGCCGAAGTTCTCGACCGAGTCCGGGATGATGAAGTCGTTGATGTGCTCCTGGAACTCCTTCTCCACCGGGCCCGGTGAGGGCTGGATGCAGGGGAAGTTCAAGAGGTTGCACTCGCCGGGTTCCCTCATCGCTCAGCTCCCGAAGGCGTCGACGATGGCGGCGGTGACCGAGGCCAGCGACAGACCCCCGAGGGTCCACGGGACGCCGGTGGCACCGTCGGCGGCCAGGGACGAGCGGTTCTTGCGGCCGACCATCATCATGGCGCTGCACGTCAGCAGACCGATCACCCCGGCCGCGTACACACCCCACTTGCCCCAGGAGATCAGCAGATCCATCTTCTCCCCCAGCCCGGGCGGCGCAGCCGGCGCCGGATTCGGCGCAAGACCTCCTCCCTCCTCAGGCACTTCGGGATCCGGAGCCCGCAGCACCGCCTCGGTCACCGAGATGTAGAACGCCAGCACCATCAGCGCATCCCTCCCGAACCTTCACGCCGAGGGACGACCGCCTCCGCCGCGTACCCGCGGATGTCCCGCAGCGCACGCCGCGCCGATCCACTCAGCTCGACGAGCGCCGGATCGTCGACGAGCCGGACCTCGCGCAGGTAAGGAAAGCGGACGATCCCGCCGACCCGCGCCTGAAGAAGGGTGAACCGCGCCGAGGCGTCCTTCGGCTCGGCCGCCCCGTCACCGACCACGACCAGGCACGCGACCCACTCGCGGTGGCTGCCCAGCACCGTCACCGCGGTCGTCGCCGCCTTTGCCGCAGGCACAGTGTTGCGGCACGCCACCACGAGCGGCCTGCCGTCCGAGCGGACCGGCGCTTCGCCGACCTCGTACAGATGTCCGATCGACCCCAGATCCCACGACGGCTGAAGCAGCGCCGCAAGCGTCGAACAGCCCGACCCGCCATGCGCGCCGACCACCGCGATCTCCTGCCGCCCGTCCGGCCGCGGTGTCGCGAACCGTCGCCTGTCCTGTCGAAGACGCACCCATGTACCTCCGAATCACGTCGATGAGTGGTGCAGCGGTGACAGTACGTGGCATGATTACAGAGCGCAAGTAGCGCAATAAAGCTTTGAACAGCTTCCCCGAATCACAGACAACGCCAAACACTCACAGAAAGGACGAGATGAACACCGAAGACCAGATCCTCACCACCACCGAACTCGCCGCCAAGATCGGCCTCTCCCCCCAGACCGTCCGCCGCATGGCCAACGCCGGACAGCTCCCCGGCCTCAAATCCGGCCGCGACTACCGCTTCCTGTGGGCCGCGGTCAAAGCCGAACTCCGCAACCCGGGCCGAGCCCTGCTCCCCGACGCCGACGTCGACCAGATGCTCACCACCACCGAACTCGCCGACCGCCTCGGCCTCTCACCGCAGACCATCCGCCGCATGGCCCACGCAGGCACCCTGCCCGCCCTCAAAGCCGGCACCCGCGACTTCCGCTTCTCCTGGGAAGCCGTCAAAGCCCGCCTCTGGCAACCCATCACCACCGAGGAGGACCCCACTGCCCAGCCACCCCACGGCGCAGGCTTCCGCGCCCAACGCCGCGCCCGCGCCAGCGACGCCCTCGACTAACACCCGGCGGTGCCCGTGCTGAAAACCGCCATCGCGGGCACCGGCCTCTTCCTCCTCGGCATCCCCCTCTTCATCGCCATGGCCGCCACCTCGGCGCCTGCGCCGAGCACCGCCCTGACGCCCACCGACGAGGCCATCGCCGACATCCCACCCGACTACCTCGCCCTCTACCGCCAGTACGCGCGCCCGCCAGGCCTCACCTGGGCCGTCCTCGCAGCCGTCGGCGACATCGAATCCGACCACGGCCGCAACCCGAAGGACTGCGCCCCGAACTCCGCGGGCGCCATCGGCCCGATGCAGTTCCTTCCTTCCACCTGGAAGGGCTACGCCGTCGACGGAGACCACGACGGCGACACCGACATCTGCGACCCCGAAGACGCCATCCCGACCGCCGCCACCTACCTCGCAGCCAACGGAGCCACCAAAGGCGGACGCCACCTGGAGCGCGCCCTGTGGCACTACAACCACGCCGACTGGTACGTCCGCAAAGTCCTCGACCGCGCCGCCGAATACGCCAAGACCGCAACCACCCCGGGCGCCACCGCCGCGAAAGCCGCCCTCCGCTGGATCGGCACCCCCTACTCCTGGGGAGGCGGCAACGCCACAGGCCCCACCTACGGCATCGAACACGGCGCCGGAACCCGCGGCTTCGACTGCTCCGGCCTCGCCCTCCACGCCTGGGCCCAAGCCGGAGTCGCTCTCCCCCGCGTAGCAGCCGACCAATTCCACGCCGGCCAACACATCCCTCGAACAGCCCTCCAACCCGGCGACCTCGTCTTCTTCGCCACCAACCCCAAAGACCCGAGCACCATCCACCACGTAGGCATCCACCTGGGCGAAGGCCGCATGGTCCACGCACCCCAAACCGGCTCACCCGTCCAGATCAGCCGC harbors:
- a CDS encoding helix-turn-helix domain-containing protein translates to MNTEDQILTTTELAAKIGLSPQTVRRMANAGQLPGLKSGRDYRFLWAAVKAELRNPGRALLPDADVDQMLTTTELADRLGLSPQTIRRMAHAGTLPALKAGTRDFRFSWEAVKARLWQPITTEEDPTAQPPHGAGFRAQRRARASDALD
- a CDS encoding NlpC/P60 family protein, producing MPVLKTAIAGTGLFLLGIPLFIAMAATSAPAPSTALTPTDEAIADIPPDYLALYRQYARPPGLTWAVLAAVGDIESDHGRNPKDCAPNSAGAIGPMQFLPSTWKGYAVDGDHDGDTDICDPEDAIPTAATYLAANGATKGGRHLERALWHYNHADWYVRKVLDRAAEYAKTATTPGATAAKAALRWIGTPYSWGGGNATGPTYGIEHGAGTRGFDCSGLALHAWAQAGVALPRVAADQFHAGQHIPRTALQPGDLVFFATNPKDPSTIHHVGIHLGEGRMVHAPQTGSPVQISRWAGDPSRESEYAGATRPTPR